Proteins encoded in a region of the Diadema setosum chromosome 7, eeDiaSeto1, whole genome shotgun sequence genome:
- the LOC140230402 gene encoding uncharacterized protein, giving the protein MGHGASTSVKRVSLAQKKSRVEREEEEEEEEDSRPIWTRSNSDGCIVESLNTSKTKLDLLEQQITEFKELFRQAELKYEEEHERAKTLEKQLAEVEGTNFELTDQISDLEGQLESLQGNSGSEVNDQLEQELTRSNQEVEKLEMQVKILEEQMTSMRSKFRKKVRAANMEVTEAKQESSLKIYRLKDEMKQLEEENLKLTERLERANAGSSPSAESGKLHPGRDQPVTEDSRMMVILELSGKVSSQEDHIQELTALVEEKDKLLKDLSDQLAQHRPPSRPLSEMHTSRPPSGSSNRPLSGKTSRQRSSGSSAKSSSNQDGQLNAHRRADPLDSDGGEETFRSSETDVTDYRREEHQGRFKRKSEHDGREGRSNAEDDGKTPAGRGHSSSEERRKSGSRKSKDRVRTNSKDRKDPNKRIGGQGGEVDAESIGPVYRDQEQVHAMGPKSSSPISGSDQRSNSRVSNTSMSSRSTKRANSAGSEDSAFHENGEGTKSAPSSAGSSRLRRRLKSSQQRAASVDTLHSQCVDFPKPPSRTSANLYEQDSGLDDSCTNQASKQISNPSDQDLDNLLQELMRESPVDAVQDIKEKRVHKFGISEDKIRSLVSDDAS; this is encoded by the exons ATGGGTCACGGGGCAAGCACCAGCGTGAAGAGAGTTTCCCTGGCACAGAAGAAATCCCGCGTGgaaagagaggaggaggaggaggaagaggaggattcCAGGCCGAT ATGGACAAGATCAAATTCAGATGGATGCATCGTAGAGAGTCTTAACACAAGCAAAACCAAG CTGGATCTTCTGGAACAGCAGATTACAGAGTTCAAAGAGCTATTCAGGCAAGCAGAACTTAAATATGAGGAGGAGCATGAGAGAGCCAAGACTCTTGAAAAGCAG CTGGCTGAAGTGGAAGGAACCAACTTTGAGTTGACGGATCAGATCTCAGACCTAGAGGGACAGCTGGAATCCCTTCAGGGAAATTCTGGGTCAGAGGTTAATGACCAACTGGAACAGGAGTTGACCCGCAGCAATCAG GAAGTGGAAAAGCTGGAAATGCAAGTGAAAATACTAGAGGAACAGATGACCTCTATG CGCTCCAAGTTCCGTAAGAAAGTGAGGGCAGCCAACATGGAGGTGACAGAGGCGAAGCAGGAATCCTCGCTGAAAATTTACCGTCTGAAGGATGAGATGAAACAACTGGAAGAGGAGAACCTGAAACTGACTG AACGACTAGAACGTGCCAATGCTGGATCTTCCCCATCAGCTGAATCTGGCAAGTTGCATCCAGGACGAGACCAGCCTGTGACAGAGGATTCCCGCATGATGGTCATTTTGGAGCTTTCTGGCAAGGTGTCCAGCCAAGAGGATCACATCCAGGAGCTCACAGCACTCGTTGAAGAGAAGGACAAACTGCTGAAGGACCTGTCTGACCAACTTGCCCAGCACAGGCCCCCCAGTCGACCCCTGAGTGAGATGCACACCAGCAGGCCTCCCAGTGGGTCATCCAACCGCCCACTCAGCGGGAAGACCTCAAGGCAGAGAAGTAGCGGGTCGAGTGCCAAGTCCAGCAGTAATCAGGATGGTCAATTAAATGCTCACAGGAGAGCAGACCCTCTGGATAGCGATGGTGGCGAGGAGACATTCAGGAGCTCAGAAACAGATGTGACTGATTACAGGAGAGAGGAACATCAGGGACGATTTAAGAGGAAGTCAGAGCATGATGGAAGAGAGGGGCGGAGTAATGCAGAGGATGATGGCAAGACCCCTGCTGGCAGGGGGCACAGCTCTTcagaggagagaagaaaaagtGGTAGTCGAAAAAGCAAAGACAGGGTCAGGACAAATAGTAAAGACAGAAAGGATCCTAATAAGAGAATAGGGGGCCAGGGAGGAGAAGTTGATGCAGAGAGTATAGGTCCTGTCTACAGAGACCAGGAGCAGGTACATGCAATGGGACCGAAATCCAGCAGTCCCATTTCAGGATCAGATCAGCGCTCAAACTCAAGGGTCTCTAATACATCCATGTCTTCAAGGAGCACTAAAAGAGCGAACTCTGCCGGCAGTGAAGACTCAGCATTCCATGAAAATGGGGAGGGAACGAAGAGTGCTCCTTCCAGCGCAGGCTCGAGCAGGCTTCGCCGACGATTAAAATCGTCTCAGCAACGGGCAGCCTCAGTAGATACCCTGCACAGCCAATGTGTGGATTTCCCAAAGCCACCTTCCAGGACCAGTGCAAATTTGTACGAGCAGGACTCAGGTCTTGATGACAGTTGTACAAATCAAGCTTCCAAGCAGATCTCAAATCCTTCAGACCAAGACCTGGATAACTTGCTGCAGGAGCTGATGAGAGAGAGTCCCGTGGATGCTGTTCAGGATATCAAGGAGAAGAGAGTTCACAAGTTTGGTATCTCTGAGGATAAGATAAGGAGTCTGGTATCAGATGATGCTTCATAA